The Planococcus donghaensis genome contains a region encoding:
- a CDS encoding DMT family transporter, whose translation MKNKGIILVILAAGCWGTSGVIADILMDKGWSPMVTSFYRGAIGILFFIMWYFLRFKKNPSSSLRLYIWSSLAGVGVAGNITFYFLSIQASSIAVAATLMYTAPVFVLITSFFLRLERSSWFKWAAIFSVLLGIILLTGAYNTDSISVSFIGITTGLASAISYALFIFAFKQAAAFGKPPLILTIAFLLFCLILFLLADTHETIAVLTSPDLGWFVLLGILGAGISFILYLIGIKLITAATAAMVAMVEPVTASLLGVLFLGTNLTLIQFIGMIIILTTVTVLSVKQSA comes from the coding sequence ATGAAGAATAAGGGTATTATTTTAGTGATTTTGGCTGCTGGTTGCTGGGGGACGAGCGGAGTAATTGCAGATATTCTTATGGATAAAGGATGGAGTCCGATGGTAACTTCGTTTTATCGGGGAGCTATTGGTATACTTTTTTTTATAATGTGGTATTTTCTTCGTTTTAAGAAAAACCCGAGCAGCTCTCTACGATTATATATTTGGTCATCGCTTGCAGGGGTTGGGGTTGCCGGTAACATTACTTTTTATTTTCTGAGTATCCAAGCTTCTAGTATCGCTGTTGCAGCTACATTGATGTATACCGCACCTGTGTTTGTTTTAATCACCTCTTTTTTTCTAAGACTGGAACGTTCGAGTTGGTTTAAATGGGCTGCCATTTTCAGCGTCCTTCTTGGAATCATACTACTTACAGGTGCTTATAATACAGACTCTATTTCTGTAAGTTTTATCGGGATCACAACAGGCCTTGCTTCTGCAATTTCCTATGCGTTGTTTATTTTCGCATTTAAGCAAGCTGCTGCATTCGGTAAACCACCACTCATTTTAACCATAGCATTTCTGCTGTTTTGCCTTATCTTGTTTTTATTAGCAGATACGCACGAGACGATTGCCGTTTTGACTTCACCTGACCTTGGTTGGTTTGTTTTATTAGGTATCTTAGGCGCAGGGATTTCGTTTATTTTGTATTTGATTGGGATAAAATTGATTACTGCAGCAACCGCAGCGATGGTCGCAATGGTTGAACCGGTCACAGCTTCTTTGCTTGGGGTTTTATTTCTGGGAACTAATTTGACCCTTATTCAATTTATTGGGATGATCATCATCTTAACGACCGTTACTGTCCTTAGTGTAAAGCAGTCCGCTTGA
- a CDS encoding YitT family protein: MNKWMRLLLIFVSSIVLGFAANMFLLPHEILAGGVTGIAMMFGLVTPLNAGLWMIILNVPILVLGWMKLGKTFIANSLFSVVVTSVSMLYIPVVKITEDALLSSVFGGVISGIAVGIIIRYYSSTGGFDVIGLLLSIKRDIPLGALVFSLNSAVVFVSGFIFSWELAMYTMASIYITGLVIDRVHTRHIKLSLMVVTNQGDAVKKELLDNLDRGITVVDGEGAYSASKVKVLYSVISRHELAFVRPLIKKVDPQAFVSISETMEVMGNFRKDGNFMKSPVLKNKSVQVNN, translated from the coding sequence ATGAATAAATGGATGAGATTATTACTTATTTTTGTTTCTTCAATTGTACTTGGATTTGCAGCTAATATGTTTTTGCTGCCACATGAAATACTAGCGGGTGGCGTAACAGGTATTGCGATGATGTTCGGCTTAGTAACCCCGCTTAATGCTGGGCTTTGGATGATTATCTTGAATGTACCAATCTTGGTACTTGGCTGGATGAAGCTCGGCAAGACTTTTATCGCTAACAGTTTGTTTTCTGTAGTGGTCACATCCGTTTCTATGCTTTATATTCCTGTCGTTAAAATTACAGAAGATGCACTGCTTTCTTCCGTTTTTGGTGGTGTCATTTCAGGAATAGCAGTTGGCATCATTATTCGCTATTATAGTTCAACAGGCGGATTTGACGTCATTGGTCTTTTGTTGTCAATCAAACGAGATATTCCACTTGGAGCGCTTGTCTTTAGTTTAAACAGTGCCGTAGTCTTTGTATCCGGCTTTATCTTTTCATGGGAATTGGCAATGTATACGATGGCTTCCATCTACATCACTGGATTGGTTATTGACCGCGTGCATACGCGTCATATCAAATTGAGCTTAATGGTTGTGACAAATCAAGGAGATGCCGTCAAAAAAGAATTGCTTGATAACCTAGACAGAGGAATCACAGTAGTAGATGGCGAAGGCGCATATTCAGCGTCTAAAGTAAAAGTTCTTTATAGTGTCATTAGCCGTCATGAATTGGCTTTTGTGCGACCATTGATCAAAAAAGTTGATCCCCAAGCGTTCGTGAGCATTAGCGAAACGATGGAAGTTATGGGCAATTTCAGAAAAGATGGGAATTTCATGAAAAGCCCGGTTTTGAAAAACAAATCTGTTCAAGTAAATAACTAA
- a CDS encoding TetR/AcrR family transcriptional regulator, with amino-acid sequence MNEQTKMTPAALKILETASQFFYLNGIHSTGVETIAKEAGVTKKTLYDCYGSKEQLVVAYLEKRDQQWRKHLHEYIDLIPEEQPLDRILTIFDTIESWLETNSPRGYAFINALAELNEPSYPGRAVIIEEKKWLKQLFSTLLKRLNVTNPEEIGEQLLVLHEGLMVTYSMGISSNGISAVKETAKLIIGSHKKS; translated from the coding sequence ATGAATGAACAAACTAAAATGACTCCTGCTGCATTAAAAATTCTCGAAACCGCTTCTCAATTTTTTTATTTGAATGGCATTCATTCTACTGGTGTTGAAACTATTGCTAAAGAAGCTGGTGTGACTAAAAAAACATTATATGATTGTTACGGCTCGAAAGAACAATTAGTAGTGGCATATTTAGAAAAGCGGGATCAACAGTGGCGAAAACATTTACATGAATATATAGACCTTATTCCAGAAGAACAACCATTAGATCGGATACTAACCATATTTGACACAATTGAGAGTTGGTTAGAAACCAACTCTCCGCGGGGATATGCTTTTATAAATGCTTTAGCTGAATTGAATGAGCCATCTTATCCCGGAAGAGCGGTAATTATCGAAGAGAAAAAATGGCTGAAGCAGTTGTTTTCTACTTTATTGAAAAGATTAAACGTCACAAATCCGGAAGAAATTGGAGAACAACTGTTAGTGTTACATGAAGGATTGATGGTAACTTATTCGATGGGGATCTCGTCAAACGGAATTTCTGCTGTGAAAGAAACTGCTAAACTAATTATTGGGTCACATAAAAAGAGCTGA
- a CDS encoding class I SAM-dependent methyltransferase → MDKCDYKKFYETVGNLNGWDFSKLQVQSDEPKWDFYDEVKRRAKTTDILLDIGTGGGEKILTIAPSLEFTVGIDLSHAMIQVAKENLKNSNLPNVQFLHMSSDKIGFPANFFDVVSSRHAPFNAKEVARVLNTDGLFLTQQVSEADKLNIKIAFKRGQSFSEKDGVSKERYIRELKTAGFSNVQSFDYNVTEYYQRPEDLIFLLQHTPIIPNFGMETEDYSRLTAFIENNRTKKGICTNSKRFLIIAKK, encoded by the coding sequence ATGGATAAATGCGATTACAAGAAATTCTATGAGACAGTTGGGAATTTAAACGGTTGGGATTTTAGCAAATTACAAGTTCAAAGTGACGAACCGAAATGGGATTTTTATGATGAAGTAAAAAGAAGGGCTAAAACCACTGATATCCTTTTAGATATTGGTACAGGTGGTGGAGAAAAAATTCTAACCATTGCGCCATCATTGGAATTTACAGTTGGAATTGATTTATCGCATGCGATGATTCAAGTAGCAAAAGAAAATCTTAAAAATTCTAACTTACCGAACGTGCAGTTTTTGCATATGTCTTCAGACAAAATCGGATTTCCTGCTAACTTCTTTGATGTTGTATCAAGTCGCCATGCACCATTTAATGCAAAAGAAGTTGCACGCGTTTTAAACACAGACGGCTTGTTTTTAACTCAACAAGTAAGTGAAGCTGACAAATTGAATATCAAAATTGCTTTTAAACGAGGGCAATCCTTTAGTGAAAAGGATGGTGTTTCAAAAGAAAGGTATATACGGGAATTAAAAACAGCGGGGTTTTCCAACGTGCAATCTTTTGACTATAACGTCACTGAATATTATCAAAGACCAGAAGATTTGATTTTTCTCTTGCAACATACGCCCATTATTCCGAATTTTGGTATGGAGACAGAGGATTACTCTCGTTTAACTGCTTTTATCGAAAACAACCGAACAAAAAAAGGAATCTGCACAAACTCGAAGCGATTTTTGATCATAGCCAAAAAATAG
- a CDS encoding aminoglycoside phosphotransferase family protein, giving the protein MSDYTEDKLVGGNVSTVYRIGNTVRRELKPESFKIHQLLKHLEEKEFTQSPRFIGIDENEREILTYIEGEAGNYPVKKYMWSDKVLIDIAKMLRLYHDSVSDFTFDENWQPLDNTPSPYEVVCHNDFALYNLIFNQEKPVGIIDFDHACPGPRLWDIAYTLYTCIPLSRYNLAESEDKKVYYNASKDADRIKQRVQLFFESYGDKVDKNYLEMVLLRLDGLCETIARKAAEGNLAFQQMISEGHIEHYQKEIEFIRERGHEWI; this is encoded by the coding sequence ATGTCGGATTATACAGAAGATAAACTTGTCGGGGGAAATGTTTCTACGGTATATCGTATAGGAAACACAGTTCGTCGAGAACTAAAGCCGGAAAGCTTTAAAATCCATCAGCTTTTAAAGCATTTAGAAGAAAAGGAGTTTACTCAATCACCCCGATTTATCGGAATTGATGAAAATGAAAGAGAGATTTTAACATATATTGAAGGAGAAGCTGGTAATTATCCAGTGAAAAAGTATATGTGGTCAGACAAAGTATTAATAGATATAGCCAAAATGCTTCGTCTTTATCATGATTCAGTAAGTGATTTTACATTTGATGAAAATTGGCAGCCTTTAGATAATACACCTTCACCGTATGAAGTAGTTTGTCATAATGACTTTGCTCTATACAACCTTATTTTCAATCAAGAAAAGCCAGTTGGAATTATTGATTTTGATCATGCTTGTCCTGGTCCAAGACTTTGGGATATTGCTTATACACTTTATACGTGTATCCCTTTATCAAGGTACAATCTAGCAGAATCAGAGGATAAAAAAGTTTACTACAATGCCTCAAAAGATGCGGATCGCATAAAGCAGCGGGTACAGTTGTTTTTCGAATCTTACGGAGATAAAGTGGATAAGAATTATTTGGAGATGGTTTTGCTGCGATTAGATGGATTATGTGAAACGATAGCAAGAAAAGCTGCTGAAGGGAATCTTGCATTTCAACAAATGATAAGTGAAGGTCACATAGAACATTACCAAAAGGAAATTGAATTTATACGAGAACGTGGTCATGAATGGATTTGA
- a CDS encoding YciI family protein yields the protein MLFMLIVKSSKNSEAGNRPSLELIEAMDKYNKELIEAGVRVMAKGLKPSSSGMRISYPKLAENPVITNGPFSEPENIIAGFILIEVNSKEEAIEWAMRMPDPQGEGNGQIELREVF from the coding sequence ATGTTATTTATGTTGATCGTTAAATCCTCAAAAAATTCAGAAGCTGGAAATAGACCAAGCTTAGAACTTATCGAAGCTATGGACAAATACAATAAAGAGTTAATCGAGGCAGGAGTAAGGGTTATGGCGAAAGGGCTTAAACCAAGTTCAAGTGGAATGCGTATTTCTTATCCGAAATTAGCAGAAAATCCTGTGATTACAAATGGGCCATTTTCTGAACCCGAAAATATAATCGCCGGGTTTATCCTTATCGAGGTGAACTCAAAAGAAGAAGCTATTGAATGGGCCATGCGTATGCCTGACCCTCAAGGAGAAGGTAATGGTCAGATTGAATTGCGTGAAGTATTTTAG
- a CDS encoding DUF2243 domain-containing protein, with product MEKNQGSYSFRNLGSGLLFGMGLVAFIDEAVFHQILGWHHFYDKSTTAVGLFSDGLFHAFSWFATVASLFLFADLRRRNSLWIKRWISGVFLGAGFFQLYDGLVHHKLLELHQIRYHVDILPYDIVWNGVAVIILLMGVFLYMQTQKAKGLQKKGDR from the coding sequence ATGGAAAAAAATCAAGGTTCCTATTCGTTTCGCAATTTAGGGTCTGGTCTTCTTTTTGGTATGGGGTTAGTGGCCTTTATCGACGAAGCTGTTTTTCATCAAATTTTAGGCTGGCATCATTTTTATGACAAGTCAACAACTGCAGTTGGTTTGTTTTCCGATGGCTTGTTTCATGCATTCAGTTGGTTTGCGACAGTGGCGTCCCTGTTTCTATTTGCAGACCTTCGAAGAAGAAATTCGCTTTGGATAAAAAGATGGATTAGCGGTGTGTTTCTTGGAGCGGGCTTTTTCCAACTTTATGATGGACTGGTTCACCACAAACTTTTAGAACTGCATCAAATTCGCTATCATGTCGATATTCTGCCGTACGATATTGTTTGGAACGGCGTTGCAGTGATCATTCTACTTATGGGTGTCTTTCTTTATATGCAAACTCAAAAAGCAAAAGGGCTGCAAAAGAAGGGAGATAGGTGA
- a CDS encoding cytochrome c oxidase assembly protein — MHSHVQAQGTSFEIIVTLLLLSMVFLYPFAAIRTNRKYKEWPVYRYVFWITGVFSIGVALTGPLAEFAHSNFKGHMVTHLLIGMLAPLLFVFATPMTLLLRTLKVTTARKLTRVLKSRLLQFLTNPVTATVLNIGGLYVLYTTDLYMLMHQSLVLYGLIHLHVFLAGYLFTLSIIYVDVTSHRYSYMYRAIVLILAIAGHKILSKYIYANPLKSVPRADAEAGSMLMYYGGDLIELVLIIFLCYQWYKSTAPRFTNPLYKT; from the coding sequence ATGCATTCTCATGTTCAAGCACAAGGGACAAGTTTCGAGATAATCGTGACATTGTTGTTACTCTCAATGGTTTTTCTTTATCCCTTTGCTGCGATTAGAACAAATCGAAAATATAAAGAATGGCCAGTTTATCGCTATGTATTCTGGATTACGGGCGTTTTTAGTATAGGAGTAGCACTGACTGGCCCATTGGCTGAGTTTGCTCACAGCAACTTTAAAGGACATATGGTTACGCATCTACTAATAGGAATGTTGGCACCGCTTCTTTTTGTGTTCGCTACACCAATGACTTTATTGTTGCGAACTTTAAAGGTGACTACTGCAAGAAAACTGACTCGTGTCTTAAAAAGTCGTCTGCTGCAGTTTTTAACCAATCCCGTGACAGCTACTGTTCTTAATATTGGTGGACTTTATGTTCTTTATACGACTGATTTGTATATGCTGATGCATCAATCACTTGTTCTTTATGGACTGATTCATTTGCATGTTTTTCTAGCGGGATATTTGTTTACGTTGTCCATTATATACGTTGACGTGACATCACATCGATATAGCTATATGTACCGAGCCATTGTATTGATCTTAGCAATAGCAGGACACAAAATTTTATCCAAGTATATATACGCAAATCCTCTAAAAAGCGTTCCGAGAGCGGATGCTGAAGCAGGCAGTATGCTGATGTATTATGGAGGAGATCTTATTGAACTCGTTTTAATTATTTTCTTATGTTACCAATGGTATAAATCAACTGCACCACGTTTCACAAACCCTTTATACAAAACTTAA
- a CDS encoding MFS transporter, producing the protein MKTVQIGIKENLLNFLLLVVTNFFVGSMVGLERTILPIIGEEDFGLVSTSAALSFIISFGFSKAIVNYFAGTIADRFGRKKVLLIGWSVGLLVPLLVIFASSWWMIVVANIFLGINQGLTWSMTVNMKIDLAKPTQRGFAVGFNEFAGYTGVAVMAAVSGFIASSYSNRPEPFYIGIVIVLIGFSLSLIVKDTQAHIQLQTSTSTKNSTLSAADVFKNTTYKNKNLSILTFSGLSTNLKDGMAWGLFPIFFASVGLTLSQIGLLVAIYPASWGFFQLFTGFLSDKIGRKKLIVSGMWLQALSLWMILLVNEYNTWIVAAILLGIGTAMVYPTLQASISDIAEPSWRASSMGVYRFWRDSGYAFGALFAGILTDLLNVSWAIGLVAILPLSAGIIAAMRLRETLPSLSKESR; encoded by the coding sequence ATGAAAACTGTACAAATTGGCATCAAAGAAAATTTACTGAATTTCCTCCTTTTAGTTGTAACAAACTTTTTTGTAGGATCTATGGTTGGCTTAGAGAGAACTATCCTTCCAATTATCGGCGAAGAAGATTTTGGCCTAGTCTCTACAAGTGCGGCATTATCTTTCATCATTAGTTTTGGATTCTCAAAAGCTATTGTGAACTATTTCGCAGGAACCATCGCCGACCGGTTTGGAAGAAAGAAAGTTTTGCTCATTGGCTGGAGTGTTGGATTACTCGTCCCTTTACTTGTGATCTTCGCAAGCTCGTGGTGGATGATTGTAGTCGCAAACATTTTTTTAGGTATTAACCAAGGACTTACGTGGTCTATGACCGTAAACATGAAGATTGATTTAGCAAAACCTACCCAAAGAGGATTTGCTGTAGGATTTAATGAATTTGCAGGTTATACCGGGGTAGCGGTAATGGCCGCTGTTTCAGGTTTTATTGCGTCGAGTTATTCAAACCGACCAGAACCTTTTTATATTGGAATTGTCATTGTCTTAATCGGTTTTTCATTATCGCTAATCGTAAAAGATACGCAAGCACACATTCAATTACAAACTAGCACGTCTACTAAAAATTCGACACTTTCAGCGGCAGATGTCTTCAAAAATACGACGTATAAAAACAAAAATTTATCTATCCTCACCTTTTCCGGACTAAGCACCAACCTAAAAGATGGCATGGCGTGGGGACTGTTTCCGATTTTTTTTGCAAGCGTCGGGCTAACTTTATCGCAAATCGGATTACTGGTTGCCATTTACCCAGCTTCATGGGGCTTTTTTCAACTTTTTACTGGTTTTCTTAGCGATAAAATAGGCAGAAAAAAATTGATTGTTAGCGGTATGTGGCTACAAGCCCTTTCACTATGGATGATTTTGCTCGTCAATGAATACAATACCTGGATTGTGGCAGCTATCTTGTTAGGTATTGGGACTGCGATGGTTTATCCAACACTACAAGCTTCTATAAGTGATATCGCAGAACCATCATGGAGAGCTTCTTCAATGGGGGTTTATCGTTTTTGGCGGGATAGTGGATATGCCTTTGGCGCATTATTTGCCGGCATATTAACAGATTTACTCAATGTCAGTTGGGCTATCGGATTGGTCGCTATTTTACCGTTGAGTGCAGGGATAATCGCTGCAATGCGGTTACGCGAAACTTTACCTAGTCTTTCTAAAGAGAGCAGGTAA
- a CDS encoding RNA polymerase sigma factor: protein MDELTEIYEQHAEQVYKYLISLCRNMDIADELTQETFYQAIRSIDNYNGECKMSVWLCQIAKHTYYKYVDKQVKQVNLHTEDQEKSLERELIASENKIELFRMVHFLEEPYKEIVLLRLLGDLSFKEIGEIHQRNENWARVSFYRAKLKLRERGTVYEK, encoded by the coding sequence GTGGATGAACTTACGGAAATATATGAACAACACGCAGAGCAGGTCTATAAATACTTGATCTCACTTTGTCGGAATATGGATATAGCAGATGAACTAACGCAAGAAACATTTTATCAAGCTATTCGTTCTATTGACAATTACAATGGCGAATGCAAAATGTCGGTCTGGCTATGTCAAATTGCTAAACATACTTATTATAAGTACGTCGACAAGCAAGTAAAGCAAGTTAACCTACATACTGAAGATCAAGAAAAGTCGTTAGAACGAGAGTTAATCGCTAGCGAAAACAAAATTGAACTTTTCCGTATGGTTCATTTCCTAGAGGAACCTTACAAAGAAATTGTTTTGCTGCGACTTTTAGGAGACTTGTCTTTTAAAGAAATTGGTGAAATTCATCAACGAAACGAAAACTGGGCGAGGGTGTCTTTTTACAGAGCAAAATTAAAATTGAGAGAGCGAGGAACTGTCTATGAAAAATGA
- a CDS encoding zf-HC2 domain-containing protein yields MKNECYIVRDLMPSYIDQLCSDESRRFIEQHVKGCASCSHVLQQMRAELNDGEKVELPSRIEQKKPFEKISNLLKAQGNFSQFLKASFWLSLLITIILLAFSFNNFIPWQENQQEAERVEQQRQEMMDKAFAALPVEGLPDKTALQTVFDQYEEQLQHIAVFAKEDVREISSLPAEPSAMFPIDYEKALLVVGENGEITEPIVPNEYDIGTIVMASEEKLVQFEYKNAYLKTVENAHQTKYYSLKVWELFSLPLAFGLTTLFIFAIWSYQKRIMKPLRPQVG; encoded by the coding sequence ATGAAAAATGAATGTTACATAGTCCGAGATTTAATGCCTTCATACATCGATCAGCTATGCAGTGATGAAAGTAGAAGATTTATCGAACAGCATGTGAAAGGTTGTGCGTCATGTTCTCACGTATTGCAGCAGATGCGAGCGGAATTGAATGATGGAGAAAAAGTTGAACTACCAAGTCGAATAGAGCAAAAAAAACCGTTTGAAAAAATATCAAATTTATTAAAGGCCCAAGGCAACTTTTCGCAATTCTTAAAAGCGTCTTTTTGGCTTTCGCTGTTAATTACCATTATTCTTTTGGCGTTCTCTTTTAACAATTTCATCCCTTGGCAAGAAAATCAACAAGAAGCTGAGCGCGTAGAACAACAACGTCAGGAAATGATGGATAAAGCCTTTGCAGCATTACCAGTAGAAGGACTGCCTGACAAAACAGCATTACAAACTGTATTTGATCAGTACGAAGAACAACTGCAACATATTGCCGTGTTCGCCAAAGAAGATGTAAGAGAGATTAGTTCGTTGCCAGCAGAGCCCAGTGCAATGTTTCCTATTGATTATGAAAAAGCGTTGCTTGTCGTGGGTGAAAATGGAGAAATTACGGAACCAATTGTTCCAAATGAGTATGACATTGGAACAATTGTGATGGCGAGCGAAGAGAAATTGGTCCAATTTGAATACAAAAACGCGTATCTCAAAACCGTCGAAAATGCCCACCAAACAAAATACTATTCTCTTAAGGTTTGGGAATTGTTTTCTTTACCACTCGCATTTGGTTTGACCACGTTATTTATTTTTGCTATATGGAGTTACCAAAAGCGCATCATGAAACCGTTGAGACCTCAAGTTGGGTGA
- a CDS encoding sugar nucleotide-binding protein, with product MRKLLILGVSGLVGRALVEECKESFEIFGTYSTSPIDLSKNNQFQLNVSELDQLKNIIRKVNPDAVVSCLRGDFDQQLRFHKELALELRETNGVCYYVSTANVFDGDYTKHHSERDQPNAESLYGKFKISCEHELKQILNERAVIIRIPQIWGKQSPRLKGIESAIEEGQLEVYDNLACNNLSDTLLAKQLKYIIENNLEGIFHLGTVDMMIHQQFIEKLVKKITDKKIELNLQSIPNVLGICHFGLTSVRHEIPENLQITNQELIDYLIGSSE from the coding sequence ATGAGGAAATTGTTAATACTAGGAGTCAGTGGATTAGTCGGAAGAGCGTTAGTTGAAGAATGCAAAGAAAGTTTTGAAATATTCGGTACGTATTCCACATCGCCTATAGACCTTTCTAAAAACAACCAGTTTCAACTAAACGTTAGTGAATTAGATCAACTGAAAAACATCATTCGCAAAGTAAATCCTGATGCCGTTGTTTCGTGTTTGAGAGGGGACTTTGACCAGCAACTACGATTTCATAAAGAGTTGGCATTAGAATTAAGAGAAACGAACGGGGTTTGTTATTATGTCTCTACTGCCAACGTATTTGACGGAGATTACACTAAACATCATTCTGAAAGAGACCAACCGAATGCTGAGTCTTTGTATGGAAAGTTTAAAATTAGCTGTGAACACGAGTTAAAACAAATTTTAAATGAACGGGCTGTGATAATAAGAATTCCGCAAATATGGGGAAAACAGTCCCCAAGACTTAAGGGAATCGAATCTGCAATTGAAGAAGGTCAACTTGAGGTATACGACAATTTGGCATGCAATAACTTGTCGGACACTTTATTAGCAAAACAGCTAAAATACATTATTGAAAATAATTTAGAAGGAATCTTTCATCTTGGCACTGTTGATATGATGATTCATCAACAATTTATAGAAAAGCTCGTAAAAAAAATTACGGATAAAAAAATCGAGCTAAACCTTCAGTCGATTCCAAATGTCCTTGGAATCTGCCATTTTGGGTTAACAAGTGTCCGACACGAAATTCCTGAAAACTTACAAATAACCAATCAAGAGCTGATCGACTATTTAATCGGATCAAGTGAATAA
- a CDS encoding TetR/AcrR family transcriptional regulator, producing the protein MEDLLKNVDLEKRDRILNSAMKEFSKNTFQKASTNKIVEDAGISKGLLFHYFGNKEKLYKYLEFFTFKVMTDEINNELDWNNQDILVRLKEISMIKLKVFQKYPYLTDFSLLLFKDSTVEEIMHKYPDFPLKLYGQVYTHNIDYSLFKKDLDVEKALNIIKWTMEKFSDEFRKDLELGVTKFDNQSVEKEIFKYIDMLKECFYR; encoded by the coding sequence GTGGAAGATTTATTAAAAAACGTAGATCTTGAAAAAAGAGATCGAATCCTTAATAGTGCCATGAAAGAGTTTAGTAAAAACACATTCCAAAAAGCTTCGACCAATAAGATTGTTGAAGATGCTGGGATTTCTAAAGGACTGTTATTTCATTACTTCGGAAACAAGGAAAAGTTATATAAGTACTTAGAGTTTTTTACGTTTAAAGTAATGACTGACGAAATTAACAATGAATTGGATTGGAACAACCAAGACATACTTGTGCGATTAAAAGAAATATCGATGATTAAACTTAAAGTGTTTCAAAAGTATCCCTACTTAACGGACTTTTCACTGTTGCTTTTTAAAGATTCGACTGTTGAAGAAATTATGCACAAATATCCAGATTTTCCGTTAAAGCTTTATGGCCAAGTCTATACGCACAATATAGATTATTCTCTTTTTAAAAAGGATCTTGATGTAGAAAAAGCGTTGAACATTATCAAGTGGACGATGGAAAAATTCAGTGACGAATTCAGAAAAGATTTAGAACTAGGTGTAACCAAATTTGATAATCAATCAGTGGAAAAAGAAATCTTCAAGTATATCGACATGCTTAAAGAGTGCTTTTATCGATAG
- a CDS encoding ABC transporter ATP-binding protein: MISVKNLYHSYNKDGKYQVKDVSFEVANGEVFGFLGPSGAGKSTALNILTGLLPLQQGEVVVGGYDLKKVSNERFNKIGMSFEQSNVYSKLTAKENLDFYRKLFDVPTLDSHALLKLVGLEGKEHVKAGEFSKGMKHRLTFARSMINNPEMWFLDEPTTGLDPSIAADIKDIIKEKNKEGVTVFLTTHNMFIADELCDRVAFIVDGEIKLIDSPKNLKLQYGDKLVEVEYMEKGEVIKTTLSTVLPEDKKELQKIIEHHDIQTMHTKEATLEEIFIKVTGRGLV, from the coding sequence ATGATTTCTGTTAAAAATTTATACCACTCCTATAACAAAGACGGAAAGTATCAAGTAAAAGATGTTAGTTTTGAAGTCGCGAATGGGGAAGTGTTCGGGTTTTTAGGTCCATCTGGAGCAGGGAAGTCAACTGCCCTAAATATTCTTACAGGTCTTTTACCACTTCAACAAGGTGAAGTGGTGGTTGGGGGATATGATTTAAAAAAGGTTTCAAACGAGAGGTTCAACAAAATCGGGATGAGTTTTGAACAGTCGAATGTTTATAGCAAACTTACAGCAAAAGAAAATTTAGATTTTTACCGAAAATTATTTGATGTGCCAACGCTAGATTCGCATGCGCTATTAAAGCTTGTTGGTTTAGAAGGCAAAGAGCATGTAAAGGCTGGTGAATTTTCAAAAGGAATGAAGCATCGGCTAACTTTTGCGAGATCGATGATCAATAATCCAGAAATGTGGTTTTTAGATGAACCGACTACAGGGCTTGACCCATCTATCGCTGCAGATATTAAAGACATCATTAAAGAAAAAAACAAAGAAGGCGTGACGGTATTTTTAACGACGCATAACATGTTTATTGCAGACGAACTGTGTGACCGAGTGGCTTTTATCGTAGATGGAGAAATTAAACTAATTGATTCACCAAAAAATTTAAAGCTGCAATACGGCGATAAACTTGTTGAAGTGGAATATATGGAAAAAGGAGAAGTCATAAAAACGACCTTGTCTACTGTATTGCCAGAAGATAAAAAAGAGCTACAAAAGATTATTGAACACCATGACATTCAAACGATGCATACAAAAGAAGCTACGCTTGAAGAAATCTTCATAAAGGTTACTGGAAGGGGGCTTGTTTAA